From Acinetobacter wuhouensis, a single genomic window includes:
- a CDS encoding mobilization protein: MTKSTENIEKKIEAQLEKLKQLKAQKQAIEARERTKQKEQERKDDTRRKILLGSYLIKKMNDNEANKEKILTELNEYLTEDRDRKLFGLQ; the protein is encoded by the coding sequence ATGACAAAATCAACTGAAAATATTGAAAAGAAAATTGAAGCCCAGTTAGAGAAGCTGAAACAGTTAAAGGCTCAGAAACAGGCTATTGAAGCAAGAGAAAGAACAAAGCAAAAGGAACAGGAAAGAAAGGACGATACTAGACGTAAAATTTTGCTCGGTTCTTACTTGATTAAAAAGATGAATGACAATGAAGCCAATAAAGAAAAAATACTGACTGAACTGAATGAGTATTTAACAGAAGATCGAGATAGAAAATTATTTGGGCTTCAATAA